In Labeo rohita strain BAU-BD-2019 chromosome 8, IGBB_LRoh.1.0, whole genome shotgun sequence, the genomic window CAAGTCGCTTTGTGCGTTTCACACTCATATATATATGCACCTCAGTCTTATTAATTTACAACTGTGTTCCATTACTGTGAGTAACGCTAACTCGATTGACAGGGCAAATACTTTGAGATCCAGTTTAGTCGAGGAGGAGAGCCAGACGGAGGGAAGATCTCCAACTTCCTGCTGGAAAAATCAAGAGTTGTGAGccagaatgaaaatgaaaggaACTTTCACATCTTCTACCAGGTAGGAGCGTTTTTGAATTATAGGAATTTTATTTAGACTGtggttttaaatgtgaaatgttttaaataagtcACTGAGGGTTTGTTTGGTTAAACAGGGTTTAGAAATACACCACAGAAAatgaaagagaaataaaaaaacagcagtcaccatcaaaaataaatgaaatatgcaatagtatttaaaatattttagacatataaattatataatttaaataaaacactataaaaatgtttgtgttgtgtttttcgCATGGCTGAATCTGGAAAAATCATAGAAATCAGTGAGTTGGTCATTTTTTCGTTTAATAGAGTTTAGAAATgtacaacagaaaacaaaagggaaatttaaaaaaatagcagtcaccatcaaaaataaattaaatatgcaatagtatttaaataagatatataatatttaattaacaaaaatatatttcttcacAGAGTCTGGAAAGTCATAGAAATTTATAGTGTCTTCAATATTAACTGtctaaactgtgtttttttagattaaatataTCTTTCCTAAAGTAAGTCATTAAGTTGGTacattttttggtttaaaaggGTTTAGAAAtgcattacagaaaaaaagggaGAAAACAACAGTCaccatcaaaaataaattaaatatgcaatAGTATTTCAATtagatatattatataaattatataatttttatatataattatataataagtaaaacacttatttaattattaaaattatattttttcacgTGGTGAATCTGGAAAAATCCTAGAAATTCACAGTGtctttaataattgttttaaaataatgttttttatattaaatatatctttcTCAAAGTAAATCAGCaagttggtttttttttgtttgttttttttttaaagcagttaccatcgaaaataaaataaatattcaatagtatttaaataggatatgttataaaatatataatttaaataaaagacttatttaactaacaaaattatatttcttcACATAGCCTGGAAAAATCATAGAAATTCATAGTGTCTTTGTTattaaatgtctaaaataatgtttttttatatattaaatatataaacacaaacacttatttaattattaaaattatattttttcacatgGTGAATCTGGAAAAATCATAGAAATGCATAGTgtctttaataaatgtttaaaataatgttttgttttttttttatatttaatatatctgTTCCAAAGTAAGTCATTAGgctggtaatttttttttttgtttaaaagggTTTAGAAATACACAACAggaaacaaaagagaaaaaacagcAGTCaccatcaaaaataaattaaatatgcaatagtatttaaataagatattatataaattaaataaaacacttatttaatcaacaaaaattatatttcttcaCAGAAAATGGAAAAATCATAGACATTCATGGTGTCTTCAATATTAACTCtctaaaaaagtttgtttttttatttttatttatttattttttaatattaaatatatctttcCCAAAATAAGTCATTAagttagtaatttttatttgtttaaaagggTTTAGAAATACACTACAGAAAacaaaaggggaaaaaacagcAGTCACCATAATTAATTAGATATGCAATAGTATTTAAATAAGATATATTATAGAAatgatataatttaaataaaacacttatttaattaaaattatattttttacaggGCTGAATCTGGAAAAATCATGGAAATTCATAGTGtctgtaataaatgtttaaacataatgtttttatattaaatatattcttcTCAAAGTAAATCAGCAAGttggtaatttatttttgtttaacagGGTTTAGAAATAcacaacagaaaacaaaatggaaattaaaaaaaaagtcaccatcaaaaataaattaaatatgcaatagtatttaaataagatatagtatataaattatatcgtttaaataaaacacttatttaattacctaaattatattttttcacaaaGCTGAATCTGGAAAAATCATAGAAATACATAGTGTCTTCAATATTAAGTTTAACAGGGCTTAGAAAAACATAATAGGAAAAGGGAACAAAAACACTtcataaaaatcaaaatcaacatcaatcaccatcaaaaatacattttatgtgtaccattatttcaataattatttaatatatttattattaaaatatattacatttaattaataaaatatgtaatttttctcAGAggtctaaataaaattattagaatCAAAAGGTAAATTCATGTTGATCACGTTTTCATATAATACCGATGGGCCACATGAATAGCTATTAAATTAACcacctctctcttttttttagcTAATAGATGGTTGCACGCCTCAGCAGAGGGAAGAATTGGGAATTATGACCCCAGATTACTACTACTATCTGAACCAGTCTGGAACATACAAGGTGGATGGAACTAATGACAGCAAGGACTTCCAAGAAACCATGGtacatattttcattaatatcaTCATGCCAGATTATGTGTATCTTCTCTCAAACATTTTGAGAACTGTTCAGTTTTAGCTGCTAAGACCCTGATTTTTGATCTCTACAGGAAGCCATGCAGGTTATCGGCATACCGGACATGTTTCAGAGGCAGGTGCTGCAGATTGTAGCTGGCATCTTACATTTAGGCGCCGTCAATTTCATCGAGGCGGGAAACTACGCGCAGGTGGAGAGCGTGGACTGTGAGTGATATGTAGATGAAGATTGCCTATTTGCTGTTCTGGGTAAAAATAGTGattgatttaaattattttgcatttacatcTTTCACCCTGCTGTCGACCCAGTACTGGCATTCCCCGCATACCTGTTGGGCATCGACCAAAGCCGTCTACAGGAGAAACTCACCAGCAGAAAAATGGACTCCAAATGGGGTGGTAAATCTGAAACCATCGATGTGACTCTGAACAGAGAACAAGCGTGCTACACACGTGACGCTCTCTCCAAAGCACTCTACGCCCGTCTGTTTGACTACCTGGTTGAGGTTAGTGACCGGTGTATGAGCACCCAATAACCATTggttgaggggaaaaaaggtaattttttgCCTTTCTCTGTCTGAATAGGCAATCAATAAAGCCATGCAGAAACCTATTGAGGAGCTCAGTGTTGGTGTTCTGGATATTTATGGATTCGAAATTTTCCAGGTGAATATCCTCTCCTTTCATTAATTGTAATTCATATTGTAATGAGGGAATTTTAACCTTCTAATCAGCCAATAaggtatttttgtcattttaattgatTCTAAATATACATtgccattcaaaggtttggggccAGTAAGAGTTTTGTTAGTAAgattactatttaaaaacatttacatgtgacagtaaatatttttacactaccagtcaaaagtttttgaacagtaagatttccgatcactaagcctgcatttattggatccaaagtacagaaaaactgtagaattttgaaatatttttactatttaaaataactgctttctatttgaatacattttaaagtgtaatttatacctgtgatttcaaagctagatttttaacatcattactccagtcacatgatcattcagaaatcattctaatattctgatttgctgttaaaaaagcatttattattatttattattattattacttcgatgaatagaaagttcagaagaacagcatttatctgaaatagaaatattttgtaacatctgaaatatctttatcatcacaatttaaagcatccttgctaaataaaagtattcatttctataatgtaGCGCCATTGCGCTCTGGGTGTCCCGACTTCGAGTCCTGGCCCGaagacctttcctgatcccacgcCCCCTCTCCCCCTTCATTTCTTGTCACTGCTgtactatctatctatatgtgaaatgcccaaaaaaaaaaaaaaaaaaaaatagaaagcagttattttaaatatttcacaatattactgttttgctgtattttggatcaaataaatgcaggattggtgagcagaaaagactcttaaaaaaacattactgttcaaaaatttttgacaggtagtgtatgatgttacaaaaggtttttttgtaaatcaaTGCTGCTCTTATTTAAGCCGCACAtccgttttcaacattgataatacaaattgtttcttaaataccaaattagcatattattaatttaaaaatacattaaaaacgattatttaaatgttattttaaaattgtaataatatttcacaattttagtatttttactttattagtgaacaaatgaatgcagcctttgtgaaaataagagacttattttagtaacattaaaaaatcgaccccaaacatttgaacggtggacatattttgtatgtatgtatgtgtgtgtgtatgtttcatGATCATTTTCAAGTGTTCAGGTTCTTAAGtgatattctgagaaaaattatagtaaattttaattcagttctATTATTAGTAACTATCTAATAACTTATCTTTGTTTCTCTAGAGGAATGGTTTTGAGCAGTTCTGTATCAACTTTGTGAATGAAAAGTTGCAGCAGATCTTTATTGAGCTGACACTGAAAGCAGAACAGGTATAACAAACAAGTCTTTCATTATACTTTGCACTAGTATCTGTCTTGACGTGTGTAAAGTCTCAGTCTGACAGGCTTATTGTTCTTTACGTCCCACAGGAAGAGTATGTACAGGAGGGCATCAAATGGACACCCATAGAATACTTTAACAACAAAATTGTGTGTGACttaatagaaaataaactgGTAAGTCTGTAGAGAGACTGTGCTATATACATTATGGACCAATttgcatttgtaagaaaaaaatcagaattgtaagataaaataggtaaatgttatgtaaaatgttataggtttaaaaagtatttcatgcTATGACTTTTGAGCTAATAcagtatgtgaatattatgtagacctattgtttaaattaaatttatgctttaaaattaGAGTAGTCATAGCAGGTTTCATCCGTAGTCTGTCTgtttaaacgtctgcgtttagcttcaaatgccAGTATTCTATGAAAAAgatttgcattctgattctgacatccaaaggcacaacaatacattttttctcttattccatggattttacccgtttCCCTCCTCTTGTTACCGTTGTTTTTCTGTCACCACAATGCACACGCAGCTGCtagtgacgtaactgtgacatctactccaaattggtctaataaaaacaaattaataataatttttataatcttTGTCAGCTGTAACCCCATCCTCTCTTAATCCCAGAATCCTCCTGGCATCATGAGCGTGCTGGATGATGTGTGTGCTACCATGCATGCCAAAGGAGACGGTGCTGATATGACTCTGCTTCAGAAGCTACAGGCTGCAGTGGGAACGCACGATCACTTCAACAATTGGAACTCTGGTTTTGTCATTCACCACTATGCTGGCAAGGTGTGTTACTCGTTTTGACCTTCTTGCTAACCCCAAACTtatgaacagtagtgtatatgcaGTAGCACTGTTCTTATCACATACTTCTTTGATTTAGGTATCGTATGATATCAGCGGTTTCTGTGAGCGAAACAGAGACGTGCTTTTCCCTGACCTCATCGAACTGATGCAAAGCAGCCAATAGTAAGTGCTaattctctctttctcactcgTCGTAAGCATTCTCCATATttatagttgaagtcaaaagtttacatacaccttgcagaatctgcaaaattttccaaaataagagggatcatacaaaatgcattattttttaatcaacatattcacataaaatacatttacatagagtaaactaaagaaaataatagttgaatttataaaaataaccccgtTCAAATCCTTCAGGTGCCataaattctgtggtttttcagcatttttgtgtatttgaaccctttccaacaatgactgcatgattttgagatccatcttttcacactgaggacaactgagagactcatatgcaactattacagaaggttcaaacactcaccgaTGCTCCataaggaaacacaatgcattaagagcattaatgaaaacatttgaaatttgaagatcagggtcaatttaacttattttgtcttctgggaaacatgtaagtatcttctgtaacctctgaagggcagtactaaatgaaaaaaatatgacatttagggaaaataaaaaaaatgtatacttcattctgttcaaaagtttacacccccggttCTTAATTCGTaagttttccttctggagcatcagtgagtgtttgaaccttctgtaatagttgcatgtgagtccctcagttgtcctcagtgtaaagatggatctcaaaatcatacagtcattgttggaagggttcaaataaacaaaaatgctgaaaaaccaaggaatttgtgggaccagaaagatttttttattttaagaacagcaggcagtttaactgttcaggacaaacaagggaatcatgaacaactataactacaaaaaaaaaatagtgtatgtaaacttttgaacaggttttttatttacaaattcaactattattttctcgtgtggactatatgtaaatgtcttttatgttaaatatcttattcaggtcagtactaaataaaaaatatcatgcattttgtatgatcccacttattttgattaaaaataattaacattttgcagattctgcaaggtgtatgtaaacttttgactttagcTGTTAATGTTGTTTTAGGTTTGGtgcagtggcggctactggtctgtcaaatagggggaagctcattttcggcctacatcgtaaaattgtctatttatttattcacaagaatgtgccttattgtcataagtaagtcacaatgcaaacaatcgtaaaaaaaaaagctttagttttattatgcaaaatatgatgtattttttcttttagtcagatgctactatatagtataaatattttgcaatttaaataaggttattatggagatttatttatttatttatttctaaagtattttaatagaaatataaggtttcattatgttatgttaaaatttttcaagattactatatatatatatatatatatatatatatatatatttatattaatttatagtcatcctccatgttaatatttagtgtagtaatctatatatatatatatatatattgattactacattaaatattaacatgaatgaatgaatgaacgatctaaaaaaatattaaactctgtaaaagtgaaacaaggaatgtggtgtataattgtgtgaaatgtatgatgaaaatcaagcaatttcgccaagcaaatataaagaaataggttgcagcagttttatttcgactgaacttgagaaatccacgatgggactgagcgcgaatagcttcagcgattccttatagtacaaaatcgctgtcagtcaaaaggagatgcaatctttcgacagaccctccaatcatcacgcagaagctcggagtccaggccagcccactcctcatttgctcctcattcacccccagagacgctgagcgtccgtgggcgggacataatcgcagcgtttatccaatgaccgtctagtttcaaagcactgaaaaaaaaccgttcaaagcagccccattgaagtcaatggacgctgggcttcaacggggaaatgcactgtgacgctacgggaatgtatgagaagaaaatcaagtcagccgacctgctatatctaactgattctgaacgaactcgtctttgagatgaacgttttctaacgtatttttagtcaataaaatgttaatacaatagtacataatttgaccattaattttgtgacattataggggaagctgagcttcccttgcagtcttaaagaaatcgccactggttTGGTGTAAGGTATATAATCAATTTTCCCTGAAATAAGATCGACTTTTTTTCTATTCCTGGAAAGCACTAGCAAATTAGCAAACACGAGCAAGATGTTCCAAACATCCAAAAATATTTATCTCTTTGGCATTGCAGCGACTTCATCCGAAGCCTCTTTCCAGAAAACCTCAACACGGATAAGAAAGGCAGACCAACCACTGCTTCCTCGAAGATCAAAGTAAGATCAATGTCCTTAATAAACTCTTACTCTTTTGAGGATCTGTCACATTTCCTTCATCTGGAGTCGCTCATTGACTGTCTGGTCCACAGAGGCAGGCCAATGAGTTGGTTAGCACACTGATGAAGTGCACACCGCACTACATCCGCTGCATCAAACCCAACGAGACCAAGAGGTCCAAAGACTGGGAGGAGAGCAGGTGAGTCGTGTTCACTCAAAAAAGACCCTAGATATTTTgcaaagatggtgtaaattaacTACAACATGTTTTATGTTCCCAGAGTGAAACATCAAGTGGAATATCTTGGTTTGAGGGAAAATATTAGGGTACGACGTGCCGGCTTTGCTTATCGTAGAATCTTCCAGAAGTTTTTACAGAGGTGAGAATAAGCCTGAAAAAAGATGTTGGTCATAAAATATctttgaaaatatgttttatatggaTATTGTAGTAGCACTGTAGTCCAATACTTGAATTAGCTCTGGGGTTTTCCAGTTAAGTGAATTAACTTCAGATGAGGGAGCTGAAATAAATTAGTCTCTGGTGTTAATTTCAGCGGAAATATTGCTGGTGTGCTAATCTTGACCTCTCAGGAGTGCTCATTTTAGAGGTGATTTCCCAAGTGTGTTAATCTCAGCACCAGTGTGTCTGGTAACTGAAACGCACTTGTGTTTTGCTAGGTACGCCATTCTGACAGCAGAGACGTGGCCGCATTGGCGTGGTGCGGAACAGCAGGGTGTTTTGCACCTTTTGCGTTCTGTAAATATGGACACGGATCAGTACCAAATGGGCCGCACCAAAGTCTTCATCAAGAATCCAGAGTCGGTGAGGCtcagaaatctgaaaaaatacccaaaattaataaatgagaCCTAGGACACTTAAAAAAAAGGGCATAAATAAACTATTGGTCAAATCTGGATTTTCCCCCAATAAAACGTTTCTTGTTTCAACTCACATTTCTTCTAAATGCAGCTATTTTTGCTGGAGGAGATGCGAGAAAGAAAGTTTGACACGTTTGCCAGAACCATCCAGAAGGCGTGGAGGAAATACATCGCCAGGAGGAAATATGAACAGATGCGGGAGGAGGGTAAGTACAAGTTTATGGAATCTGAAGACTTCATACATAGATGCTAACATCTAACAGCATCCTAACAGTCACAGAACTTTATAAGTGACTGATGTGACACACAAACAGTGTTTCAATTCATTTCAAAAGACTTTGCTGTTTGCATCTTGCTAAACTAATGGCAGGATCCtctaataaacataaaaatacattgcatatacaaatattgggtaaaataatctatttttaattatattcaactatttaaaatgtaattctaggtaatttagtattaaatacatttatttataatcctCATTTCTGTTTTGTAGTGTTCACATTGCATAttagtatggaagcctgtttccgccagtgaataaaaatattaaaaaaaatgttactgctactttttgtcacaaatctgactgttttctcacaattgcgagtttacatctcccaattctgacctttttctcggAGCTgcgatttaaacttgcaattctgacttttttctcaaacacaatacaaattcgcaattctacgtttttttttctcagaattgtgatacaaactcacaattctgacttttttcttagaattttgtgatacaaactcgcaaatctgactttttctttcagaattgtgtgatacaaactcacagttatgactttttctctcagaactgCACAacacaaacttgcaattatgacgtTTCTCTCAATTGTgatatttcttagaattgcacgatacaaattcgcaattctaattttttttctcagaattgtgatataaactcacaattctgactttttctcagaattatgggatatatactcacaattatgactttttctctcaaaattgtgtgatacaaacttgcaattatgactttttttcttagaactgtcatataaacttgcaattatgacttctcgcagttgcatttatattttatattctataaaaacagtcagaatttcGACTTTGTCAAAAAATTgtcaattaaaattttaattgtcattaaaatttgcagtttcttattatttattcagtggtggcAATGGGCTTCAATACATATGGTAT contains:
- the myo1f gene encoding unconventional myosin-If; translated protein: MGSKYHWQSQNVKQSGVDDMVLLSKITEDAIVENLKKRYMDDYIFTYIGPVLISVNPFKQMPYFTDREIELYQGAAQYENPPHIYALTDNMYRNMMIDSENQCVIISGESGAGKTVAAKYIMGYISKVSGGGAKVQHVKEIILQSNPLLEAFGNAKTVRNNNSSRFGKYFEIQFSRGGEPDGGKISNFLLEKSRVVSQNENERNFHIFYQLIDGCTPQQREELGIMTPDYYYYLNQSGTYKVDGTNDSKDFQETMEAMQVIGIPDMFQRQVLQIVAGILHLGAVNFIEAGNYAQVESVDLLAFPAYLLGIDQSRLQEKLTSRKMDSKWGGKSETIDVTLNREQACYTRDALSKALYARLFDYLVEAINKAMQKPIEELSVGVLDIYGFEIFQRNGFEQFCINFVNEKLQQIFIELTLKAEQEEYVQEGIKWTPIEYFNNKIVCDLIENKLNPPGIMSVLDDVCATMHAKGDGADMTLLQKLQAAVGTHDHFNNWNSGFVIHHYAGKVSYDISGFCERNRDVLFPDLIELMQSSQYDFIRSLFPENLNTDKKGRPTTASSKIKRQANELVSTLMKCTPHYIRCIKPNETKRSKDWEESRVKHQVEYLGLRENIRVRRAGFAYRRIFQKFLQRYAILTAETWPHWRGAEQQGVLHLLRSVNMDTDQYQMGRTKVFIKNPESLFLLEEMRERKFDTFARTIQKAWRKYIARRKYEQMREEASDILFNFKERRRNSINRNFVGDYLGMEERPELRQFMAKRERVDFADSVNKFDRRFKSIKRDLILTPKSIYLIGREKVKKGPEKGQIKEVLKRKLDIGSVRSISLSTRQDDFFILHENEYDSLLESTFKTEFLSLLCKRYEEQTRSKLSLSFNDRLEFRVKKEGWGGGGTRVVVFQRGQADAAIIKPGGKTLTITIGDGLPKTSKPTRKGMPQSHGGRNQPRHRGGHQNGAAQFARGSAQQQHHSQQQKEVTYSMPVRNPPPSNALPKLGSQKNRRGSRQSQNQSTNLDFLNVPDQGMSGMQRKRSISQRPPPAPSSRPKPQPRPQGPRCKALYQYFGQDVDEISFDVNDIIELISEDPSGWWRGRIRGKEGLFPGNYVEKI